The proteins below are encoded in one region of Clostridium pasteurianum DSM 525 = ATCC 6013:
- the rd gene encoding rubredoxin has protein sequence MKKYTCTVCGYIYNPEDGDPDNGVNPGTDFKDIPDDWVCPLCGVGKDQFEEVEE, from the coding sequence ATGAAGAAGTATACATGTACAGTATGTGGATATATTTATAATCCCGAAGATGGAGACCCAGATAATGGAGTAAATCCAGGAACAGATTTTAAAGATATTCCAGATGATTGGGTATGTCCTTTGTGTGGAGTAGGAAAAGATCAATTTGAAGAAGTAGAAGAATAG
- a CDS encoding glutaredoxin domain-containing protein, with protein sequence MIKIYSTPTCPWCKKTKEYLKSKNIDFVDVNVADDMKEREEMRSLSKQSGVPVINIDGNIIVGFNKAEIDKLIEK encoded by the coding sequence ATGATTAAAATATATTCCACACCAACATGTCCATGGTGTAAAAAGACAAAAGAATATTTAAAATCAAAAAATATAGATTTTGTTGATGTAAATGTAGCTGATGATATGAAGGAAAGAGAAGAAATGCGTAGCTTATCCAAGCAATCAGGAGTGCCAGTTATAAATATAGATGGTAATATAATAGTTGGATTTAACAAGGCAGAAATAGATAAACTAATAGAGAAATAG
- a CDS encoding peroxiredoxin, whose amino-acid sequence MERLVGKPAPEFEMKAVKGDGRGFTEVKLGDYKGKWLVMFFYPLDFTFVCPTEITGFSKRAEEFRDLKAELLAVSCDSQYSHETWINQDIKQGGLGKINFPIASDKTTEVSTKYGIQIEEEGISLRGLFIIDPEGIVRYSVVHDLNVGRSVDETLRVLKAFQTGGMCALDWHEGDDNL is encoded by the coding sequence ATGGAGAGATTAGTGGGAAAGCCAGCACCAGAATTTGAAATGAAGGCTGTCAAAGGTGATGGAAGAGGATTTACTGAAGTTAAACTGGGAGATTATAAGGGAAAATGGCTAGTAATGTTTTTTTATCCGTTAGATTTTACATTTGTATGCCCAACTGAAATTACAGGCTTTAGCAAAAGGGCTGAAGAATTTAGGGATTTAAAAGCTGAATTATTAGCGGTAAGTTGTGATAGTCAATATTCTCATGAGACTTGGATTAATCAAGATATAAAACAGGGGGGACTTGGTAAAATTAATTTTCCAATTGCCTCCGATAAAACTACTGAAGTGAGTACAAAATATGGAATACAGATAGAAGAAGAAGGTATTTCTCTAAGAGGACTATTTATAATTGATCCTGAAGGAATAGTTAGGTATTCTGTAGTGCATGATCTTAATGTAGGAAGAAGTGTTGATGAAACTCTTCGTGTATTAAAGGCATTTCAAACTGGTGGAATGTGTGCTTTAGATTGGCATGAAGGAGATGACAACTTATAA
- the trxB gene encoding thioredoxin-disulfide reductase, translated as MKEEKQLDLVIIGAGPAGLTAAIYAIRAKLNTLVLENELVGGQIRETYTVENFPGFNVISGADLADKMEEHAASIGVNIDQFSNIEKIKLSDDEKIIETEDVIYKVKALIIATGAKSRRLPIPEEEKLHGKVIHYCELCDGALYQGKDLVVVGGGNSAVEAAIFLTKYARNITIVHQFDYLQAQKYSQDELFKHKNVKIIWDSEIRNIVGENEIEKIVVENVKTKQKTELKADGVFVYIGYEPKTELFKDSININKWGYIETDENMETNIKGVFAAGDVRSKLIRQLTTAVSDGTVAALMAEKYIGGK; from the coding sequence ATGAAAGAAGAGAAGCAGCTTGATTTAGTTATAATCGGAGCAGGTCCCGCGGGACTTACGGCGGCGATTTATGCAATAAGAGCTAAACTCAATACTTTAGTTTTAGAAAATGAACTTGTAGGAGGACAAATTAGGGAAACTTATACAGTAGAAAATTTCCCGGGATTTAATGTTATATCTGGTGCTGATTTGGCAGATAAAATGGAAGAGCATGCAGCAAGCATTGGAGTAAATATAGATCAATTTAGTAATATAGAAAAAATTAAATTATCTGATGATGAAAAAATTATAGAAACAGAGGATGTAATATATAAAGTTAAGGCGCTGATAATAGCTACAGGAGCCAAAAGCAGAAGACTGCCTATTCCAGAAGAAGAAAAACTCCATGGAAAAGTTATTCATTATTGTGAGTTATGTGATGGAGCTCTATACCAAGGAAAGGATTTGGTTGTTGTGGGCGGTGGAAATTCTGCTGTAGAAGCAGCTATATTCTTAACTAAATATGCTAGAAATATTACTATAGTTCATCAATTTGACTATCTTCAAGCACAAAAGTACTCACAGGATGAATTGTTTAAACATAAAAATGTAAAAATAATATGGGATAGTGAGATAAGAAATATTGTTGGAGAAAATGAGATTGAAAAAATAGTAGTAGAAAATGTAAAGACAAAACAGAAAACAGAATTGAAAGCAGATGGAGTTTTTGTTTATATTGGTTATGAGCCTAAGACGGAACTCTTTAAAGATTCTATTAATATAAATAAATGGGGATATATAGAAACCGATGAAAATATGGAAACCAATATAAAGGGAGTTTTTGCTGCTGGAGATGTAAGGTCTAAACTTATAAGACAGTTAACTACAGCTGTTAGTGATGGCACTGTTGCTGCACTAATGGCTGAAAAATATATAGGAGGTAAATAA